The Calonectris borealis chromosome 28, bCalBor7.hap1.2, whole genome shotgun sequence genome segment TTAGCCATTAAACTATTTACAGTTGTTACCCTTATGTAAGATAAGGAGAAATGATtccaggatttttattttgttattgaaTTTTTATACAAGCAAATACGGATAACTGCAAGACTTTTTCTGATTTGAAAGTTCTACTTACATAAATACATTATGGCCTGGGAACCAAATCCTTCCTATTAGGTCTTGGCAGTCAACCATGTAAAATGCTGACTTTTGTcactttgaatttattttgtttcctttgacaGATTTTAACAATGATGATTACATATGCAAATCAGATCTAGAGAAAACTGTTAACAAATTAACCCGAAATGAACTTACCTCAGAAGAAGTTAGCCTTGTATGTGAAAAGGTGATTTACGAAGCTGATGCGGACAATGATGGCAAGCTTTCTTTGGAAGATTTTCAGCATATGATAATACGAGCTCCAGATTTCCTCAGGtagtatttgcttttaatttctaacaCAAAACTGCTCTTAGTGTTTTTGTAAGAAGTCTCTGAAGCGTGTGTTTTACGTCTCCTCAGCCATTACAGATCATCACTCTTCCCTGACAGTTTCTAGAGGTGCCCACCGCAAAGACTGGGAAAACAGATGCTTGAAAAAGTGTGGAGGCTTCTTGACTTGCTTTTTGAACCTCCGATGTACTTTTTACATGACAAAAAGTCCTCATAACTTAAAAAGTTAATACTAGCACTTAAGCTCCATCGATAAGTGTATGAAATTAGCTCACTCAATGCGTAACAGTCTTGATATGGTTTGTGATGCATATCTTACACAAAGCAGCACTCAAATCTTGCATTTATGTAATATACCTATTCTTTGCAAGTGCTTCACAAAATAAAGTTTCCAATTTATTGTACAGTCCTAGGATTAATTGTAGTGAATCCCTTTGCATAGAGTGATACACAAGTGATcattacttcctttttttaatagcacATTTCACATTCGAATCTGAATCTAGTGAAACATGTAGATGGAAGTGCTTCTTGAACTTTCAACAACTATTACTTCACCTGAGATTACCGCCCATGAGAGAACCAAACGAGAGGACCAAAGAGGACAATTTCTGGTAACTGAACCAGCCAGAGAACTCTCTTGTTCACCTCTTTAGAAGGAACCATTCATTAAGCTCTTCATCAAGATTTCCCTGTAATTTAACAAAATGTCTATCCCTCCCCACAGCTAGAGCAAATCTGGCCTAGACAGTGAGatgggaaatacttttttaaagttCAGACACCACCAGGTAGTAAAGGAACTTGTATCAAATTATAGCTTctaaaaaaattcttaagaaaatGCCTTTATCCAGTAAAACCCCCtcaaaaatagtttcaaaaacATTATGGTTAATCAAAATTGCATAAGCAACTCCTCTGATTAGCTTTAACAGTCTTAACAAATGGTCCAGTGAATCAATTTGCTAAAGTATTCTCCTAGTGTGTCACAGAAGCCCATTGCAGGTTCTGAGAAGAATATAGAGAAGAGCTCTCCATTTCAGAATTTATAACAAAAAGTCAACATACTTTAAAGGACAAAAGAGCCTACCCCGGGGTTCCTGTCcctcttttctatttttagaaatacCCTATTTTCCACACAAGAATCTATATGCACGAATGATGAACAAGACTGACAAACTAAGTTTGTAAAATTCTCTTTTCAT includes the following:
- the CIB3 gene encoding calcium and integrin-binding family member 3 — translated: MPELKDNPFRQRIAEVFSEDGDGNMTLDDFLDMFSVLSEMAPRDLKAYYAFKIYDFNNDDYICKSDLEKTVNKLTRNELTSEEVSLVCEKVIYEADADNDGKLSLEDFQHMIIRAPDFLSTFHIRI